The Enterococcus rotai genome includes a window with the following:
- a CDS encoding HAMP domain-containing sensor histidine kinase, whose amino-acid sequence MKNKLTRKLVLYFSLTLLLFSLVIGVAFSTLFSKQTITIHTEEMTRRATVIAETLSDYFDEQETTNESNSSMHGMMGSGSSMKMGMGYSSFLNFMDQLALDDIWIVDENSDTITVGHGMHDKEYSELPDNAQDVIKRVYAGKTTTSDAFSHFIGKPTVTVGAPVTNSKGTVLAVVLLHSAVSSVHKEENQGYLLLFISILIAWIIGLLLSILLSKKFIAPINKMSHFTEELVVENYEESLDIQTKDEIGQLSEKLTILKNRLAEAKFQRENREQAQKNFLSTISHELRTPVTVIRGSLESLNDGLIQQPEKIEQYHQQLLAESIVLERLINDLLELSRLENPEFTITMEPVAINDVLSDSLRSLRLKTSSKEQQLCFKTAIEEPVVVNGDYGRIRQLFVILIENAIKFAPPKAIIEIQANKVNDTINISVHNPGSYISPKEQKEIFQRFHQARSKEQLDGTGLGLAIAKEIAERHHFLLSVRSDKETGTTFDVTIPIK is encoded by the coding sequence ATGAAAAACAAGCTGACTAGAAAACTCGTTCTTTATTTTTCCTTAACGCTGTTGCTTTTTTCATTAGTAATTGGTGTAGCATTTAGTACTTTATTTTCTAAACAAACGATTACGATCCATACAGAAGAAATGACGCGCCGAGCAACAGTCATCGCTGAGACTTTAAGCGACTATTTTGACGAACAAGAAACCACAAATGAAAGTAACTCATCTATGCATGGCATGATGGGGTCTGGTTCTTCCATGAAGATGGGTATGGGATATTCTTCTTTCCTTAATTTCATGGATCAGCTAGCGCTGGATGATATTTGGATAGTTGATGAAAATTCTGATACGATTACTGTCGGTCATGGTATGCACGATAAAGAATATAGTGAATTACCTGACAATGCGCAAGATGTCATCAAAAGAGTCTATGCTGGAAAAACAACGACTAGTGATGCTTTTAGTCATTTTATTGGCAAACCAACCGTGACAGTTGGTGCTCCTGTCACGAATAGCAAGGGCACTGTTTTAGCTGTGGTTTTACTTCATTCAGCAGTCTCCAGCGTTCATAAAGAAGAGAATCAGGGGTATTTATTGCTCTTTATCAGTATTTTGATTGCTTGGATCATTGGCCTGCTACTCTCTATTTTATTATCAAAAAAATTCATCGCCCCGATCAATAAAATGAGTCATTTTACAGAAGAGCTTGTTGTAGAAAATTATGAAGAATCATTGGATATCCAGACTAAAGATGAAATAGGTCAGTTGAGCGAAAAATTGACTATTTTAAAAAATCGGTTAGCTGAAGCGAAATTTCAGCGGGAAAATCGCGAACAAGCACAAAAAAATTTTTTATCCACGATTTCTCACGAATTGCGAACGCCAGTAACGGTCATTCGCGGCTCGCTTGAATCCTTAAATGATGGTCTGATCCAGCAACCAGAAAAGATCGAGCAATATCACCAACAATTATTAGCAGAATCAATTGTATTAGAGCGCTTGATCAATGATTTGCTAGAATTATCTCGGTTAGAAAATCCAGAATTTACGATTACAATGGAACCTGTTGCAATCAATGATGTTTTATCAGACAGTTTGAGGAGTCTCCGCTTGAAAACTTCATCAAAAGAACAGCAGCTGTGTTTTAAAACCGCTATAGAAGAACCCGTTGTTGTCAATGGTGACTATGGTCGAATTCGACAGCTGTTTGTTATTTTGATTGAAAATGCCATTAAGTTTGCACCACCTAAAGCAATTATTGAGATTCAAGCGAACAAAGTAAATGATACGATCAACATCAGTGTTCATAATCCAGGTTCCTATATTTCTCCAAAGGAACAAAAAGAAATCTTTCAACGCTTCCACCAAGCACGTTCTAAGGAGCAACTAGACGGTACCGGATTGGGTTTGGCAATTGCTAAGGAAATCGCTGAACGTCATCACTTTTTACTCAGTGTTCGTAGTGATAAAGAAACTGGAACAACATTTGATGTTACAATACCGATAAAATAA
- a CDS encoding ABC transporter ATP-binding protein has protein sequence MKKPLIIFDDFTFQYHSQAEPTLHNIDLTIYEGEKVLVVGPSGSGKSTFAQCINGLIPYSYEGKISGSVKIGDKDLAKTSLFDLSFDVGTVLQDTDGQFIGLTVGEDVAFALENDGVSQIKMHEEVNHWTKIVGLNDFLHHRPQDLSGGQKQRVSMAGVLIDEAPILLFDEPLANLDPKAGKETIALIEEIHQKTKTTILIIEHRLEDVLYRSVDRVIVFNEGRVVADLPADDLLKTEILTEQGIREPLYITAMKYAGVDLETVEQLSNIEKVQAPNLKEQMEKWMTKQTRFSEQKNLPALLELEKVTYQYNRNNQSVLNEVSVAFNRGEMLSIVGKNGAGKSTLSKAICGFVTPQSGKMSWLGIDFTLFSIKERADKIGFVMQNPNQMISKKMIFEEVALGLTLKGVSEAEINERVEKVLKICGLHSFRHWPISALSFGQKKRVTIAAILVLEPEMIILDEPTAGQDFKHYTEMMTFLEELNQMGVTIAMITHDMHLMLEYTDRALVLYEGKIIADTTPVKVLTDSELVERASLKETSLFTFAQHLGLEDPFLFTENFMTYDQEVRLK, from the coding sequence ATGAAAAAACCACTGATAATATTTGACGATTTTACTTTTCAATATCATAGTCAGGCTGAACCAACATTACATAACATTGATCTAACGATTTATGAAGGGGAAAAAGTCCTCGTTGTTGGTCCAAGTGGCAGTGGCAAGTCAACTTTTGCTCAATGCATCAACGGCTTGATTCCCTATAGCTATGAAGGGAAAATAAGCGGATCTGTCAAAATCGGCGACAAAGACCTAGCCAAGACTAGCTTATTTGATTTGTCATTTGATGTTGGAACAGTATTGCAAGATACAGATGGTCAATTTATCGGGTTAACAGTTGGAGAAGATGTTGCATTCGCTTTAGAAAATGATGGAGTTTCACAAATCAAGATGCATGAAGAAGTCAATCATTGGACTAAAATAGTCGGCTTAAATGACTTTTTGCATCATCGACCGCAAGATTTATCTGGTGGTCAAAAGCAACGAGTATCAATGGCAGGTGTTTTGATTGATGAAGCACCAATTTTATTGTTTGATGAGCCGTTAGCAAATCTTGATCCTAAAGCAGGAAAAGAAACGATTGCTTTAATAGAAGAGATCCATCAAAAGACAAAAACGACTATTTTGATTATTGAACATCGCTTAGAAGATGTTTTGTATCGTTCGGTTGACCGTGTGATTGTTTTTAATGAGGGAAGAGTGGTGGCAGATTTACCAGCTGATGACTTATTAAAAACAGAGATTCTAACTGAACAAGGAATTCGAGAGCCACTCTATATAACTGCAATGAAATATGCTGGTGTAGACTTAGAAACGGTTGAACAGCTGTCTAACATTGAAAAAGTTCAAGCACCAAATTTAAAAGAGCAAATGGAAAAATGGATGACCAAACAAACCAGATTTTCAGAGCAAAAAAACTTACCAGCATTATTAGAATTAGAAAAGGTGACGTACCAATATAATCGAAATAATCAGTCTGTTTTAAACGAAGTTTCAGTTGCGTTTAATCGTGGAGAAATGCTTAGTATTGTTGGGAAAAATGGCGCTGGTAAATCTACCTTGAGTAAAGCTATTTGTGGATTTGTTACACCTCAATCAGGAAAAATGAGTTGGTTAGGTATCGATTTTACACTGTTTTCTATCAAAGAACGTGCGGATAAAATTGGCTTTGTTATGCAAAATCCAAATCAGATGATTTCTAAGAAAATGATTTTTGAAGAGGTTGCTCTAGGGTTGACACTAAAAGGAGTCTCAGAAGCTGAAATTAATGAACGAGTTGAAAAAGTCTTGAAAATCTGTGGGCTACATTCATTTCGTCATTGGCCGATTTCGGCGCTGAGCTTTGGACAAAAAAAACGCGTTACGATTGCGGCGATTTTAGTTTTAGAACCTGAAATGATCATATTGGATGAGCCAACTGCAGGACAGGATTTTAAACATTATACTGAAATGATGACCTTTTTAGAAGAGCTGAATCAAATGGGGGTCACGATTGCAATGATTACTCACGACATGCATCTGATGTTGGAGTATACAGATCGAGCGTTGGTATTGTATGAGGGGAAAATTATCGCTGATACAACGCCAGTAAAGGTTTTAACGGATTCTGAGTTAGTAGAACGAGCTTCTTTAAAAGAAACAAGTTTGTTTACTTTTGCTCAACATTTAGGGTTGGAGGATCCGTTTTTATTTACTGAAAACTTTATGACATATGATCAGGAGGTGCGTTTGAAATGA
- the glmS gene encoding glutamine--fructose-6-phosphate transaminase (isomerizing), giving the protein MCGIVGIIGKDNATDILVQGLEKLEYRGYDSAGIFVTGKNQDDHLVKSLGRIADLQNKISPEVQGTVGIGHTRWATHGKPSERNAHPHTSSNHQFILVHNGVIENFEEIKQEFLKNTPLEGETDTEIAVHLIEYFAESGMTTKEAFKKALNVIKGSYAFALIDKNDPDTIYVAKNKSPLLIGLGDDFNVICSDAMAMLAETNHFVEIADGETVIVKADKIEIEDQKGNLVYRESYEAQLDLSDIEKGAYPYYMLKEIDDQPAVMRRIVQEYTDTLGRTVIDEDIIKQITASDRIYVIACGTSYNAGWVGKAILEKMTNIPVEVHLSSEFGYNMPLLSDNPFFIFLSQSGETADSRQVLVQTSELGLPSLTLTNVAGSTLSREADYTLLLHAGPEIAVASTKAYTAQIAVLAVLAKAVGDSKANPSSLDFDIAHELSVIATVIESIIAEKMTISQLVEDYLATTRNAFYIGRGVDYYVSMEASLKLKEISYIQAEGFAAGELKHGTIALIEEMTPVFGVITDKKTAAHTRGNLKEVESRGARNFVIALSSLAKETDQFVIPDVHPLLTALVSIIPTQLIAYFATLQRGYDVDKPRNLAKSVTVE; this is encoded by the coding sequence ATGTGTGGAATTGTAGGAATTATTGGAAAAGACAATGCGACTGATATTTTAGTTCAAGGATTAGAAAAGTTAGAATACCGTGGTTACGATTCAGCAGGTATTTTTGTAACTGGAAAAAATCAAGACGATCATTTAGTAAAATCATTAGGTCGAATCGCTGATCTACAAAATAAAATCAGTCCAGAAGTTCAAGGAACTGTGGGGATCGGACACACGCGTTGGGCTACACATGGCAAACCGAGTGAAAGAAATGCGCATCCGCATACATCAAGCAATCACCAGTTTATTTTAGTACACAATGGTGTGATCGAAAATTTTGAAGAAATAAAACAGGAATTTCTTAAAAATACGCCACTAGAAGGTGAAACAGATACTGAAATTGCCGTACATTTGATTGAATATTTTGCAGAATCTGGAATGACAACAAAAGAAGCCTTTAAAAAAGCACTGAATGTGATTAAAGGTTCGTATGCATTTGCATTGATAGACAAGAACGACCCAGACACGATCTATGTAGCAAAAAATAAAAGTCCATTATTAATTGGATTAGGCGATGATTTTAATGTAATTTGCAGTGATGCGATGGCAATGCTAGCTGAAACAAACCATTTTGTGGAAATTGCTGATGGGGAAACGGTCATTGTTAAAGCGGATAAAATCGAGATTGAAGATCAAAAAGGCAATTTGGTCTACCGCGAATCTTATGAAGCTCAATTAGATTTAAGTGATATTGAAAAAGGGGCATACCCTTATTATATGTTAAAAGAAATTGATGACCAGCCAGCTGTTATGCGTCGAATCGTACAGGAATATACAGATACACTTGGAAGAACTGTGATCGATGAAGATATCATTAAACAAATAACTGCTAGCGATCGTATTTATGTCATCGCATGCGGAACTAGCTATAATGCTGGCTGGGTAGGAAAAGCAATTCTCGAGAAAATGACGAATATTCCAGTTGAAGTGCATCTTTCAAGCGAGTTTGGCTATAATATGCCATTATTGTCAGATAATCCATTTTTTATTTTCTTGAGTCAAAGTGGAGAAACAGCTGATAGTCGCCAAGTATTGGTGCAAACTAGTGAGTTAGGGTTACCGTCACTTACACTAACAAATGTAGCTGGCTCTACTTTATCTAGAGAAGCCGATTACACGTTATTACTTCATGCAGGACCAGAAATTGCGGTTGCGTCAACAAAAGCTTATACGGCACAAATTGCAGTTTTAGCGGTGCTTGCTAAAGCAGTTGGTGACAGCAAAGCAAACCCGTCCTCACTCGACTTTGATATTGCGCATGAATTAAGTGTAATTGCCACAGTTATAGAATCGATCATTGCTGAAAAAATGACGATTAGTCAATTGGTAGAAGACTATTTAGCGACAACAAGAAATGCGTTTTATATCGGGCGTGGTGTAGATTACTATGTATCGATGGAGGCCTCATTGAAGCTAAAAGAAATTTCATATATCCAAGCGGAAGGTTTTGCTGCTGGAGAATTAAAGCATGGAACGATTGCATTGATTGAAGAGATGACACCCGTTTTTGGCGTGATCACAGATAAAAAAACAGCAGCACATACGCGTGGAAATTTAAAAGAAGTTGAAAGTCGTGGTGCTCGCAACTTTGTTATTGCTCTGTCATCATTGGCAAAAGAGACGGATCAGTTCGTTATACCAGATGTGCATCCATTGTTGACCGCTTTAGTGAGCATCATTCCAACGCAATTGATTGCTTATTTTGCAACATTGCAAAGAGGCTATGACGTAGATAAGCCTCGTAATTTAGCCAAAAGTGTAACGGTCGAATAA
- a CDS encoding energy-coupling factor transporter transmembrane component T family protein, which produces MNGHQMLGYIPDKTVIHKLNGTAKLIFLILLSIACMTTYDTRFLIGMTLFSLILFKLSNIKWHQISFVVKFIFVFSLLNIIAVYLFAPEYGVELYQSRTVIWEGIGRFTLTQEQLFYEFNLVLKYFCTIPLVLIFLLTTNPSEFASSLNRIGVSYKISYAVALAIRYIPDIQEDFVNISLAQQARGFEMSKKGKLTQRIKGTAQIVFPLILSSLDRIETISTAMELRRFGEEKKRTWYAQQPFHVSDFIVIGLAIVLTMVSFALFKVNSGRFYNPFN; this is translated from the coding sequence ATGAATGGACATCAGATGTTAGGCTACATTCCTGATAAGACAGTTATCCATAAGTTAAATGGGACAGCTAAACTGATTTTTCTGATTCTATTATCGATTGCTTGTATGACAACCTATGATACTCGGTTTTTGATAGGGATGACCTTATTTTCACTGATTTTATTTAAGCTATCCAATATCAAATGGCATCAGATTTCCTTTGTTGTAAAATTTATTTTTGTTTTTTCATTACTAAATATTATTGCAGTTTACCTGTTTGCACCAGAATACGGAGTAGAATTATATCAGTCTAGAACGGTTATTTGGGAAGGGATTGGGCGATTTACCCTGACGCAAGAGCAATTATTTTATGAGTTCAATTTAGTTCTAAAATATTTTTGTACGATTCCGTTAGTCTTGATTTTTCTGTTAACAACGAACCCAAGTGAGTTTGCTTCTAGCTTAAATCGAATCGGGGTTAGTTATAAAATAAGTTATGCTGTAGCGTTAGCAATTCGTTACATTCCAGATATTCAAGAAGACTTTGTCAATATCTCTCTGGCCCAACAAGCTCGTGGTTTTGAAATGTCTAAAAAAGGCAAACTCACACAACGAATCAAAGGAACGGCTCAGATTGTTTTTCCTCTGATCCTTTCAAGTCTAGATCGTATTGAGACGATCAGCACAGCAATGGAGTTGCGGCGCTTTGGTGAAGAGAAAAAAAGAACCTGGTATGCACAACAACCATTTCATGTTTCTGATTTTATCGTTATAGGGTTAGCTATTGTACTGACGATGGTCAGTTTTGCCTTATTCAAAGTAAATAGTGGGAGATTTTATAATCCGTTTAACTAA
- a CDS encoding response regulator transcription factor → MKNILIVDDHLQITEVLKEYVLKEGFNPIIADNGQAALDAFSSHTIELILLDVMLPKIDGFGVCKTIRATSNVPIIMITAKGEDYHRIMGLDIGADDYIVKPFSPSEVMARIRAILRRLERTEENQHTMDRLTYDNLTVYLEEKKVTIATQEIFLTKRELELLWLLLANPEKVFSRDNLLDSLWGIDYFGDARTVDTHIKRLRAKLDEVSHPNWEIATVWGQGYKFEGKK, encoded by the coding sequence ATGAAAAATATTTTGATCGTTGATGATCATTTGCAAATTACAGAAGTACTCAAAGAATATGTTCTAAAAGAAGGATTTAATCCAATCATAGCTGATAATGGTCAAGCAGCCTTAGATGCGTTTTCTAGCCATACGATTGAACTGATTTTACTAGATGTCATGCTACCAAAAATCGATGGATTTGGTGTTTGCAAAACGATCCGGGCAACATCAAATGTCCCAATTATCATGATCACAGCCAAAGGAGAAGACTATCATCGCATCATGGGGCTAGATATTGGCGCCGATGATTATATAGTGAAACCATTTTCCCCAAGTGAAGTGATGGCGCGAATTCGAGCAATTTTAAGACGACTTGAGCGAACAGAAGAAAATCAACATACTATGGATCGTTTGACTTATGATAATTTGACTGTTTATTTGGAAGAAAAAAAAGTAACGATCGCCACTCAAGAAATCTTTTTAACGAAAAGAGAATTAGAACTTTTATGGCTACTATTAGCCAATCCAGAAAAGGTTTTTTCGCGAGATAACTTATTGGATAGCTTATGGGGCATCGATTACTTTGGTGATGCAAGAACGGTTGATACTCATATTAAACGATTACGAGCCAAACTAGACGAAGTCTCGCATCCTAATTGGGAAATTGCAACGGTTTGGGGCCAAGGGTATAAGTTTGAGGGTAAAAAATGA